One stretch of Variovorax sp. 54 DNA includes these proteins:
- a CDS encoding response regulator → MDSRLQTYVVEDNPTIRENLIGTLEELACATVVGFAETEQHAREWLHGHTDEWHLAIVDLFLKQGSGLGILQACQSRKPGQKVVVLSNYATPDIRRRCAEFGVDAVFDKSNEIDALVDFCLAQAGSMHAAPDAN, encoded by the coding sequence ATGGATTCCAGATTGCAGACCTACGTCGTCGAAGACAACCCCACGATCCGTGAAAACCTCATCGGCACTCTGGAGGAGCTCGCCTGCGCGACGGTCGTCGGCTTTGCCGAGACCGAGCAGCATGCGCGCGAATGGCTGCACGGCCACACCGACGAATGGCACCTGGCCATCGTCGATCTCTTTCTGAAGCAAGGCAGTGGCCTGGGCATCCTTCAGGCCTGCCAGTCGCGCAAGCCTGGCCAGAAGGTGGTGGTGCTCAGCAACTATGCGACGCCCGACATCCGGCGCCGCTGCGCCGAGTTCGGGGTCGACGCGGTGTTCGACAAATCCAACGAGATCGACGCGCTGGTCGACTTCTGCCTGGCGCAGGCCGGAAGCATGCATGCCGCGCCCGATGCGAACTGA
- a CDS encoding response regulator — MIKIGIVDDHAIVRSGLRQFFSEHVDLRVAGEAASGREAIELVRTTELDVLVMDLSMPGQSGIDALAMIRAKAPDVGILILSGYPEEHYAMNLIRQGASGYLNKECDPIEIVNAIRTISLGRRYITPAVAELLARQLDRKDDAAPHEQLSEREFQVFLKLAKGETAGDIAKTLSLSVKTVSTYRTRLMEKMNLSSNSDLTYYALKNKLID, encoded by the coding sequence ATGATCAAAATTGGAATTGTGGACGACCACGCCATCGTGCGATCGGGCCTCCGGCAGTTCTTCTCCGAGCACGTGGACCTGCGCGTGGCGGGCGAGGCAGCGAGCGGCCGCGAAGCCATCGAGCTGGTACGCACCACCGAACTGGACGTGCTGGTGATGGATCTCTCCATGCCGGGACAAAGCGGCATCGATGCACTGGCCATGATCCGCGCCAAGGCGCCGGACGTGGGCATCCTCATCCTCAGCGGCTACCCCGAGGAGCACTACGCGATGAACCTGATCCGTCAGGGCGCGAGCGGCTACCTCAACAAGGAATGCGATCCCATCGAGATCGTGAACGCCATTCGCACCATCTCGCTGGGCCGGCGCTACATCACGCCCGCCGTGGCCGAACTGCTGGCCCGCCAGCTCGACCGCAAGGACGACGCGGCGCCGCACGAGCAGCTCTCGGAGCGCGAGTTCCAGGTGTTCCTGAAGCTGGCCAAGGGCGAGACCGCCGGCGACATCGCCAAGACGCTGTCGCTGTCGGTGAAGACGGTGAGCACCTACCGCACGCGGCTGATGGAGAAGATGAATCTGTCGTCCAACAGCGACCTGACCTACTACGCGCTGAAGAACAAGCTCATCGATTGA
- a CDS encoding sensor histidine kinase: MAVSLLLAALAALALVGINEAGYRQSSRALADIDEAQQIRGTLNQILQNMLDAETGQRGFLLTGEAAYRQPYDVAVKQVDGNLATLRQLYAERPAERTQLTELSKHVLRKIAEMDMSVRLRHEGNEDAWKFVMTTDVGREEMEAIRATASELVKASNQTLRASQQQVMKSLQLARIGTGIVALAALIAFFLYLRQTHALRSVGERQQEVLQRERNALEDEVRERTASLAELATHLQDVRETERGYLARELHDELGSLLTAAKLDVARLKSRLADAPDAIQRLQHLTELLNSGIALKRRIIEDLRPSSLSNLGLVASLEILGREFGERSGLAIEMALEPVSMDESRQLTIYRMVQESLTNIGKYAEASEATIVLKNYANHVIVEVTDNGKGFDAQRVRPSTHGLAGMRHRVEAARGKLTITSTPGQGTRLTAMLPVVKPASPDTTAPRAASA, from the coding sequence ATGGCCGTCAGCCTGCTGCTCGCGGCGCTGGCTGCATTGGCCCTCGTGGGCATCAACGAGGCAGGGTACAGGCAATCGAGCCGGGCCCTGGCGGACATCGACGAGGCACAGCAGATCCGCGGCACGCTCAACCAGATCCTGCAGAACATGCTGGACGCAGAAACCGGCCAGCGCGGCTTCCTGCTCACGGGCGAAGCCGCCTACCGCCAGCCCTACGACGTGGCCGTGAAGCAGGTCGACGGCAACCTGGCCACGCTGCGCCAGCTGTACGCCGAACGCCCGGCCGAGCGCACCCAGCTGACCGAGCTGTCCAAGCACGTGCTGCGCAAGATCGCCGAGATGGACATGAGCGTGCGGCTGCGCCACGAGGGCAACGAGGACGCCTGGAAGTTCGTCATGACCACCGACGTCGGGCGCGAGGAGATGGAGGCCATCCGCGCCACCGCCAGCGAGCTGGTGAAAGCCAGCAACCAGACACTGCGCGCCAGTCAGCAGCAGGTGATGAAGTCGCTGCAGCTGGCGCGCATCGGCACCGGCATCGTGGCGCTGGCCGCGCTGATCGCCTTCTTTCTGTACCTGCGCCAGACGCATGCGCTGCGCTCGGTGGGCGAGCGCCAGCAGGAGGTGCTGCAGCGCGAGCGCAATGCGCTGGAAGACGAGGTGCGCGAGCGCACCGCCTCGCTGGCCGAGCTCGCCACCCACCTGCAGGACGTGCGCGAGACCGAGCGCGGCTACCTGGCGCGCGAGCTGCACGACGAGCTGGGCTCGCTGCTCACCGCCGCCAAGCTCGACGTGGCGCGGCTGAAGTCGCGGCTGGCCGACGCGCCCGACGCGATCCAGCGGCTGCAGCATCTGACCGAGCTGCTCAACAGCGGCATCGCACTGAAGCGCCGCATCATCGAGGACCTGCGGCCTTCGTCGCTCTCCAACCTCGGGCTGGTCGCCTCGCTGGAAATTCTGGGGCGCGAGTTCGGAGAACGCTCGGGGCTGGCGATCGAGATGGCGCTGGAGCCCGTGAGCATGGACGAGTCGCGCCAGCTCACGATCTACCGCATGGTGCAGGAGAGCCTGACCAACATCGGCAAGTACGCCGAGGCCAGCGAAGCCACCATCGTGCTGAAGAACTACGCCAACCACGTGATCGTGGAAGTGACCGACAACGGCAAGGGCTTCGATGCACAACGCGTGCGCCCGTCGACGCACGGCCTGGCGGGCATGCGCCACCGCGTCGAGGCGGCACGCGGCAAGCTCACCATCACCTCCACGCCCGGACAGGGCACGCGGCTCACCGCGATGCTGCCGGTGGTGAAGCCGGCGAGCCCCGACACCACCGCGCCGCGCGCGGCCTCGGCCTGA
- a CDS encoding DUF1328 domain-containing protein, which translates to MLHYAVVFLVIALIAAVFGFGGIAASAVGIAKVLFIIFAVLAIASFLAGLLRRK; encoded by the coding sequence ATGCTGCACTACGCCGTGGTATTTCTGGTCATCGCACTCATCGCCGCCGTGTTCGGCTTCGGCGGCATCGCCGCCAGCGCGGTGGGTATCGCCAAGGTCCTTTTCATCATCTTTGCCGTGCTTGCCATCGCCAGCTTCCTGGCCGGCTTGCTACGACGCAAGTAG
- a CDS encoding BON domain-containing protein has translation MTTSNRSLASFAPFASSRTWLAVLAAGAALTLAACDKPANQTAGEKLDSAVAKTEQAASDAKAKTEQAAADAKTGMAGAVADVKEATKDATAAVTATVDDAAITASVSAGLAKDPDLSAIKIDVDTKGGAVSLKGPAPTAAAKSRAEEIAKAVQGVKSVDNQLEVKG, from the coding sequence ATGACAACATCGAACCGTTCCCTCGCTTCCTTTGCCCCGTTCGCCTCGTCGCGCACCTGGCTCGCCGTGCTGGCGGCTGGCGCCGCACTGACCCTGGCCGCCTGCGACAAGCCGGCCAATCAGACGGCCGGCGAGAAGCTCGACAGCGCGGTCGCCAAGACCGAGCAGGCGGCCTCCGATGCCAAGGCGAAGACCGAACAGGCCGCAGCCGATGCGAAGACCGGCATGGCCGGCGCCGTGGCCGATGTGAAGGAAGCGACCAAGGACGCCACCGCCGCCGTGACCGCCACGGTCGACGACGCCGCGATCACCGCCTCGGTCTCGGCCGGCCTGGCCAAGGACCCGGACCTGAGTGCGATCAAGATCGACGTCGACACCAAGGGCGGCGCCGTGAGCCTCAAGGGCCCGGCACCGACAGCCGCCGCCAAGTCGCGCGCCGAAGAGATCGCCAAGGCGGTGCAGGGTGTGAAGTCGGTGGACAACCAGCTCGAAGTGAAGGGCTGA
- a CDS encoding DUF429 domain-containing protein, producing MLFGCDFSSAPTARKPIVVAVGEMADTHRVVLTGLHRFSSLETWGDWLRGTPAWVGGFDFPFGLPRELVEHLQWPTAWSALIARYAALSRAEIRDTFAAFCAARPVGGKFAHRATDAPAGSSPSMKWVNPPVAYMLHAGVPRLLAAGATLPGLHTGTHKDRIALEAYPGLLARELIGRRSYKSDDLARQSPEREIARADLLAALEAGQTRLGLRLDLTAAQRDALRADAKGDELDAVLCLLQAAWARQRADSPGPGYGLPQAMDPLEGWIVSA from the coding sequence ATGCTCTTCGGCTGCGATTTCTCGAGCGCACCGACGGCCCGCAAACCCATCGTCGTGGCCGTCGGCGAGATGGCCGACACGCACAGGGTCGTGCTCACGGGTCTGCATCGCTTCTCCTCGCTGGAGACGTGGGGCGACTGGCTGCGTGGCACGCCCGCCTGGGTCGGTGGCTTCGATTTTCCTTTTGGCCTGCCGCGCGAGCTGGTCGAGCACCTGCAATGGCCCACGGCATGGAGCGCGCTGATCGCCCGTTACGCCGCCCTGAGCCGTGCCGAGATCCGCGACACCTTCGCCGCCTTCTGTGCGGCGCGCCCGGTCGGCGGCAAGTTCGCGCACCGTGCGACCGACGCACCGGCTGGCTCGAGTCCGTCGATGAAATGGGTGAACCCACCCGTCGCCTACATGCTGCACGCTGGCGTGCCGCGCCTGCTCGCGGCGGGTGCGACATTGCCGGGCCTGCACACGGGCACCCACAAGGACCGCATCGCACTGGAGGCCTACCCGGGCCTGCTGGCGCGCGAACTCATCGGCCGGCGCAGCTACAAGAGCGACGACCTCGCGCGCCAGTCGCCCGAGCGCGAGATCGCGCGCGCCGACCTGCTGGCCGCGCTCGAGGCCGGACAGACGCGGCTCGGTTTGCGGCTCGACCTCACAGCCGCGCAGCGCGACGCGCTGAGGGCCGATGCGAAGGGCGATGAACTCGATGCGGTGCTGTGCCTGCTGCAGGCCGCCTGGGCCCGCCAGCGCGCCGACAGCCCGGGGCCCGGCTACGGATTGCCGCAGGCCATGGACCCGCTCGAAGGCTGGATCGTCAGCGCCTGA
- a CDS encoding DMT family transporter, protein MPLSAFALILLAGVIHASWNIAAKKANGDSRFAFQSGVFMAVVWAPVGITLGWSVVPTWGSKEWAFIVLSGVLHVFYYVVLLRGYRKSDLTVVYPLARGSGPLLSSLVAILFLGEKISLVGVAGIFGVVLGVFLVAGGPRLFHKKHDPVQRERVQKGMRYGVLTGAFIAAYTITDSYAVKFLAMSPILLDYMSNFVRLVLLLPAALQDRATTARMWREQWKYALLVAAISPVSYVLVLYAVQQAPISHVAPAREVSMLFAALIGGHLLREGDRMLRLLGALFIAAGVIALALG, encoded by the coding sequence GTGCCGCTTTCCGCCTTTGCACTGATCCTCCTGGCCGGGGTCATTCACGCCAGCTGGAACATCGCCGCCAAGAAGGCGAACGGCGACTCGCGCTTTGCGTTCCAGAGCGGCGTGTTCATGGCCGTGGTGTGGGCGCCCGTGGGCATCACGCTCGGCTGGAGCGTCGTGCCGACCTGGGGCTCGAAGGAGTGGGCCTTCATCGTGCTGAGCGGCGTGCTGCACGTCTTCTATTACGTCGTGCTGCTGCGCGGCTACCGCAAGTCCGATCTCACCGTGGTCTACCCGCTGGCACGCGGCTCAGGGCCGCTGCTCTCGTCGCTGGTCGCGATCCTGTTCCTCGGCGAGAAGATCAGTCTCGTCGGCGTGGCCGGCATCTTCGGCGTGGTGCTCGGTGTGTTCCTGGTGGCCGGTGGCCCGCGCCTCTTTCACAAGAAGCACGACCCGGTGCAGCGCGAGCGCGTGCAAAAGGGCATGCGCTACGGCGTGCTGACCGGCGCCTTCATCGCGGCCTACACGATCACCGACAGCTACGCCGTCAAGTTCCTCGCGATGTCGCCGATCCTGCTCGACTACATGAGCAACTTCGTGCGCCTCGTGCTGCTGCTGCCCGCCGCGCTGCAAGACCGCGCGACCACCGCGCGCATGTGGCGCGAGCAGTGGAAGTACGCGCTGCTGGTGGCGGCGATCAGCCCCGTCTCGTACGTGCTCGTGCTGTACGCGGTGCAGCAGGCGCCCATTTCGCACGTCGCGCCGGCGCGCGAGGTGTCGATGCTGTTCGCCGCGCTGATCGGCGGGCACCTCCTGCGCGAAGGTGATCGCATGCTGAGGCTGCTGGGCGCGCTGTTCATCGCGGCCGGTGTGATCGCGCTCGCACTGGGCTGA
- a CDS encoding BLUF domain-containing protein: MLVRLLYASRAVDTSPEAIEAILTKSRMHNPACGITGILCYGAGTFLQAIEGGREAISDLYGHIQRDARHKDVVLLHYEEISERRFGGWTMGQVNLSKLNASTLLKYSEKPELDPYKVSGKVSLALLEELMATAAIVGRH, translated from the coding sequence ATGCTGGTCCGTCTTCTTTACGCCAGCCGTGCCGTCGATACCAGCCCCGAGGCCATCGAGGCGATCCTCACGAAATCGCGCATGCACAACCCGGCCTGCGGCATCACCGGCATCCTCTGCTACGGCGCGGGCACCTTCCTGCAGGCGATCGAGGGCGGGCGCGAAGCCATCAGCGATCTCTACGGCCATATCCAGCGCGATGCGCGCCACAAGGACGTGGTGCTGCTGCACTACGAAGAAATCTCCGAACGCCGTTTCGGCGGCTGGACGATGGGGCAGGTCAACCTCTCGAAGCTCAACGCCTCGACCTTGCTCAAGTACTCCGAGAAGCCCGAACTCGACCCGTACAAGGTATCGGGCAAGGTCTCGCTCGCGCTGCTCGAAGAACTGATGGCCACCGCCGCCATCGTCGGCCGCCACTGA
- the folE gene encoding GTP cyclohydrolase I — MLRKTDVEPLPDRKDDDEGTPVSVKIRERLNAARKRFNANDNIAEFIQPGELESLLDEVEVKMKGVLESLVIDVENDHNTDNTARRVAKMYLNEVFRGRYVPPPPLTEFPNAEHLNELMIVGPITVRSACSHHFCPIIGKLWIGVMPNEHTNVIGLSKYARLAEWVMGRPQIQEEAVVQLADLIQEKTQPDGLALVMEAEHFCMAWRGVKEMDSKMINSVMRGVFLKDPSLRREFLSLLPRKS; from the coding sequence ATGCTGAGGAAAACCGACGTCGAACCGCTTCCCGATCGAAAAGACGATGACGAGGGCACCCCCGTCTCCGTCAAGATCCGCGAGCGACTGAATGCAGCGCGCAAGCGTTTCAACGCCAACGACAACATCGCCGAGTTCATTCAACCCGGCGAGCTGGAGTCACTGCTCGACGAGGTCGAGGTCAAGATGAAGGGCGTGCTCGAGAGCCTGGTCATCGACGTCGAGAACGACCACAACACCGACAACACCGCGCGCCGCGTGGCCAAGATGTACCTCAACGAGGTGTTCCGCGGCCGCTACGTGCCGCCGCCGCCGCTCACCGAGTTTCCCAACGCCGAGCACTTGAACGAGCTGATGATCGTCGGCCCGATCACCGTGCGCAGCGCCTGCTCGCACCACTTCTGCCCGATCATCGGCAAGCTCTGGATCGGCGTGATGCCCAACGAGCACACGAACGTGATCGGCCTGTCGAAGTACGCGCGCCTGGCCGAATGGGTCATGGGCCGTCCGCAGATCCAGGAAGAAGCCGTGGTGCAGCTGGCCGACCTGATCCAGGAAAAGACGCAGCCCGACGGCCTTGCGCTGGTCATGGAAGCCGAGCACTTCTGCATGGCCTGGCGCGGCGTGAAGGAAATGGACAGCAAGATGATCAACTCCGTCATGCGCGGCGTGTTCCTCAAGGACCCGAGCCTGCGCCGCGAATTCCTTTCCCTCTTGCCACGAAAGAGCTGA
- a CDS encoding endonuclease/exonuclease/phosphatase family protein, producing MNPPAAAAATHNLRVATYNIHKGVQGIGPARRLEIHNLGHAIEQLDADIVCLQEVRKMNRQAAARFPRWPELPQADFLAPEGYTAVYETNAVTRHGEHGNALLTRWPVIRTSHQDISDHRFEQRGLLHAVIEVEGRPIHAIVVHLGLIKGSRVRQVARLREFIEREVPADEAVVVAGDFNDWGARMRYAMNAMGLRDTSDLRGPRTLTYPSRLPVAQLDFVYGRKLEPLACSVPRGPIWARMSDHLPLVADFALPN from the coding sequence ATGAACCCACCGGCAGCCGCAGCAGCAACGCACAACCTCCGGGTCGCGACCTACAACATCCACAAGGGTGTGCAGGGGATCGGGCCGGCGCGGCGGCTTGAAATCCACAACCTGGGCCACGCCATCGAGCAGCTCGATGCCGACATCGTCTGCCTGCAGGAAGTGCGCAAGATGAACCGCCAGGCCGCCGCCCGCTTTCCGCGCTGGCCCGAGTTGCCGCAGGCCGACTTTCTCGCGCCCGAGGGCTACACGGCCGTCTACGAGACCAACGCCGTCACGCGCCATGGCGAGCACGGCAACGCGCTGCTCACGCGCTGGCCGGTGATCCGCACCAGCCACCAGGACATCTCCGACCACCGTTTCGAACAGCGCGGCCTGCTGCACGCAGTGATCGAGGTGGAGGGCCGCCCGATCCACGCCATCGTGGTGCACCTGGGGCTCATCAAGGGCAGCCGCGTGCGGCAGGTGGCCCGACTGCGCGAGTTCATCGAGCGCGAGGTGCCGGCCGACGAGGCCGTGGTGGTGGCCGGCGATTTCAACGACTGGGGCGCGCGCATGCGCTACGCCATGAACGCCATGGGCCTGCGCGACACCAGCGACCTGCGCGGCCCCCGCACGCTCACGTATCCGTCGCGGCTGCCGGTGGCGCAGCTCGATTTCGTCTACGGCCGCAAGCTTGAGCCGCTGGCTTGCTCGGTGCCGCGCGGCCCGATCTGGGCCCGAATGTCCGATCACCTTCCGCTGGTAGCCGACTTCGCGCTACCTAATTGA
- the nudB gene encoding dihydroneopterin triphosphate diphosphatase, which yields MASDTRPFKIPESVLVVIHTPALDVLLIRRADAHEFWQSVTGSKDALDEPLMLTAAREVAEETGIQCGEGAPLALQLVDWQLRNIYEIYPGWRARYEPGITHNTEHLFGLCVPERLTPVLAAREHTDWKWLPYQEAADACFSPSNAEAILLLPEFAR from the coding sequence GTGGCTTCTGATACGCGTCCCTTCAAGATCCCCGAGTCGGTGCTGGTCGTGATCCACACGCCCGCGCTCGACGTGCTGCTGATCCGGCGCGCCGATGCCCATGAGTTCTGGCAATCGGTCACCGGCAGCAAGGATGCCCTCGACGAGCCGCTCATGCTCACCGCGGCGCGCGAAGTCGCCGAAGAAACCGGCATCCAGTGCGGCGAGGGCGCGCCGCTGGCGTTGCAACTGGTCGACTGGCAGCTGCGCAACATCTACGAGATCTACCCCGGCTGGCGCGCGCGCTACGAACCCGGCATCACCCACAACACCGAGCACCTGTTCGGCCTGTGCGTGCCCGAGCGCCTGACGCCCGTGCTCGCCGCGCGCGAGCACACCGACTGGAAGTGGCTGCCGTACCAGGAGGCGGCCGACGCCTGCTTTTCCCCGTCGAACGCCGAAGCCATTCTGTTGCTGCCAGAATTTGCGCGATGA
- a CDS encoding CcdB family protein, whose product MAQFDIYENPRLEARRTVPYVVDVQSGLLDHLSTRLVVPVFRVGARQAPVNLCPTVEMDGETLSLMPHLAAPLSARLLKKPVASLAPRAGEVAAALDAVLSGF is encoded by the coding sequence ATGGCACAGTTCGACATCTACGAGAACCCTCGGCTTGAGGCGCGCCGGACGGTTCCCTACGTCGTTGACGTGCAAAGCGGCCTGCTCGATCACTTGTCGACCCGCCTTGTCGTTCCTGTGTTTCGCGTTGGAGCGCGCCAGGCACCGGTCAACTTGTGCCCGACCGTGGAAATGGACGGGGAAACCTTGTCCTTGATGCCGCATCTGGCGGCCCCTCTTTCAGCAAGACTTCTCAAGAAGCCGGTCGCCTCGCTCGCTCCCCGGGCCGGTGAGGTGGCAGCCGCATTGGACGCTGTGCTCAGTGGCTTCTGA
- a CDS encoding type II toxin-antitoxin system prevent-host-death family antitoxin, with protein MQITATEAKNRFGYYLGQAEREPVHVMKNDRVAVVLVSAARFAELEALEQKKSMAQRKREFNAEYKDWIAAQNELVEKHGLWCEGMVAWQDAP; from the coding sequence ATGCAGATCACCGCCACCGAAGCCAAGAACCGATTCGGCTACTACCTCGGCCAAGCCGAGCGCGAACCGGTGCACGTGATGAAGAACGACCGCGTGGCGGTCGTTCTTGTTTCTGCGGCGCGCTTTGCGGAACTCGAGGCGCTGGAGCAAAAGAAATCGATGGCGCAGCGCAAGCGCGAGTTCAATGCGGAATACAAGGACTGGATCGCCGCACAGAACGAACTGGTGGAGAAGCACGGGCTGTGGTGCGAGGGCATGGTGGCCTGGCAGGACGCGCCTTGA